One genomic window of Ziziphus jujuba cultivar Dongzao chromosome 4, ASM3175591v1 includes the following:
- the LOC107406421 gene encoding inactive TPR repeat-containing thioredoxin TTL3 isoform X2, which produces MSETGKSIQEMGFDSLTDRFRNTLSCSNNSNNNNNKPDFKELDLGSPVSPLITRPSGNGGGAGGGGAGGGAAVSSSSSSSSTGSVTGKTSNAQLGRRSDGKANSHSGELSGSSETSPTASESHRSTATKGNSKPGHRRLGSAGTPLIYSGGSFSTSSSPNNGGGGGSSGNTATSFSSNSTANLFPSGNICPSGKILKASIPCKTASKTVVLGSGTGNYGHGSIMRGGAKLGSPGEVNVSGNIQSGGEALLVKRAMANSDPEEVKKAGNELYKRGHFVEALSLYDRAISIMPDNAAYRSNRAAVLTALGRLGEAVRECEEAVRLDPGYGRAHQRLASLYLRFGQVENARRHLYFPGQQPDQSELQKLRSLEKHLKQCADARKLGDWKSVVRESDAALATGVDSSPQIVSCKAEALLKLHQLEESEFSLSNMPKLEDCPPSCLQTVFFGMLVEAYVLCVRAQIEMALGRFENAVAAIERASLIDYSNVEITRVLSNVKMVARARSRGNDLFSCGRYSEACSAYGEGLKYDGSNSVLYCNRAVCWSKLGLWEQSVEDCNQALKIQPNYIKALLRRAVSNAKLERWAEAVRDYEVLRRELPGDNEVAESLQRAQVALKKSYGEDVHHSMKFGGEVEEISSLDKFKAAACSLGGCGGEFSHSKG; this is translated from the exons ATGTCGGAAACTGGGAAATCtatacaagaaatgggttttgaTTCTCTGACCGACCGATTTCGAAACACGTTGAGTTGtagcaacaacagcaacaacaacaacaacaagccAGATTTCAAAGAACTCGATCTGGGCTCACCGGTTTCGCCATTAATAACTCGGCCGTCTGGTAATGGCGGCGGTGCCGGTGGCGGTGGAGCAGGAGGTGGAGCGGCAGTGTCTTCGAGTAGCAGTTCGAGCTCGACTGGTTCGGTTACGGGCAAAACCAGCAACGCCCAATTGGGAAGAAGATCGGATGGTAAAGCTAACAGCCACTCCGGTGAGCTTTCCGGTTCCTCCGAAACGAGCCCAACCGCCTCCGAGAGCCACCGATCCACCGCTACCAAGGGTAATTCGAAACCGGGTCATCGGAGATTGGGCTCCGCTGGAACCCCATTGATCTACTCTGGGGGAAGCTTCAGCACCAGTAGCAGCCCTAATAATGGCGGAGGTGGAGGTAGTAGTGGGAATACTGCAACTTCATTTTCGTCAAACTCAACCGCCAATTTGTTCCCTAGCGGCAATATTTGTCCCTCCGGGAAGATATTGAAGGCTAGTATACCTTGCAAAACGGCGAGCAAGACCGTCGTATTGGGTTCAGGTACTGGGAACTACGGCCATGGTAGCATTATGCGAGGAGGTGCGAAATTGGGTAGTCCAGGGGAGGTCAATGTGAGTGGGAATATACAGTCTGGGGGTGAGGCTTTGTTGGTCAAGCGGGCTATGGCGAATTCCGATCCCGAAGAGGTCAAGAAAGCCGGCAACGAGCTCTATAAAAGAGGGCATTTTGTGGAGGCATTGTCGTTGTATGATCGAGCTATATCGATAATGCCGGACAACGCCGCCTACCGGAGTAACCGGGCAGCCGTGTTGACGGCGCTTGGGAGGCTGGGCGAGGCAGTGAGGGAGTGTGAGGAGGCTGTGAGGTTGGATCCTGGTTATGGGAGGGCACACCAGAGATTGGCTTCTCTCTACCTCCG TTTTGGGCAGGTTGAAAATGCCCGCCGACATCTCTATTTTCCTGGGCAGCAGCCAGATCAGTCCGAGTTACAGAAGTTGAGGTCACTGGAGAAGCATCTGAAACAATGTGCAGATGCCCGAAAGCTTGGTGATTGGAAGAGTGTGGTAAGGGAATCTGATGCAGCCTTGGCTACTGGGGTGGACTCGTCTCCTCAG ATTGTTTCTTGTAAAGCGGAAGCCCTGTTGAAGCTCCATCAACTAGAAGAATCAGAGTTCAGCTTGTCCAACATGCCCAAGTTGGAAGATTGTCCTCCTTCCTGCTTGCAGACTGTGTTTTTCGGCATGCTTGTTGAAGCTTATGTGCTATGTGTTCGAGCCCAAATTGAGATGGCATTGGGAAG GTTTGAGAATGCAGTAGCAGCAATAGAGAGGGCTAGCTTGATTGATTACAGTAATGTTGAAATTACAAGGGTGTTGAGTAATGTGAAAATGGTTGCAAGAGCTCGTTCTCGGGGTAATGATCTTTTTAGCTGTGGAAGATATTCAGAAGCGTGCTCAGCTTATGGGGAGGGGCTTAAGTATGATGGTTCCAATTCTGTTCTCTATTGCAATAGAGCAGTTTGCTGGTCTAAGCTTGGACTATGGGAACAGTCTGTTGAGGATTGCAACCAAGCCCTAAAGATTCAACCAAATTACATTAAGGCCCTTCTTCGGAGGGCTGTCTCAAATGCAAAG CTCGAACGGTGGGCAGAGGCTGTGAGAGATTATGAGGTCTTGAGGAGGGAACTTCCTGGAGACAACGAGGTTGCTGAATCTCTACAACGCGCCCAAGTTGCATTGAA